A window of Fictibacillus halophilus contains these coding sequences:
- a CDS encoding cell division protein SepF produces MGIKTKFKRFFDLEDDYDYEEDYEEESMPEEEEITPSHTKKGKPNVVSLQSIQQQVKVVLVEPRVYAEAQDIADQLKNRRAVVMNLQRIPHDQAKRIVDFLSGTVYAIGGDIQKLGPNTFLCTPENVDVSGTISEMMEED; encoded by the coding sequence ATGGGAATTAAAACAAAATTCAAGCGTTTTTTTGATCTGGAAGACGATTATGATTATGAAGAGGATTATGAGGAAGAATCAATGCCTGAAGAAGAAGAAATCACACCTTCTCATACGAAAAAAGGAAAACCGAACGTAGTAAGTCTTCAAAGTATTCAGCAACAAGTTAAAGTTGTTCTAGTAGAACCTCGTGTATATGCAGAAGCACAGGATATCGCAGATCAATTAAAGAATCGACGAGCTGTTGTTATGAATTTACAAAGAATTCCGCATGATCAAGCAAAAAGAATCGTAGACTTTTTATCAGGGACTGTTTATGCAATCGGTGGTGACATTCAAAAGTTAGGACCGAATACATTTTTGTGTACTCCTGAAAATGTTGATGTTTCCGGAACGATTTCAGAAATGATGGAAGAAGATTAA